The proteins below come from a single Hyphomicrobium denitrificans ATCC 51888 genomic window:
- a CDS encoding TspO/MBR family protein — translation MTKFLSFLVFAALVVATAWSGTHFLPGEWYASLNKPDWTPPNWVFPIAWTILYALIAVAGWLVWQAVGWSPVILIWGVGLFFNGFWSYLMFGRHDPQMAMACMAQLWVTILAFIVAAWGVERRASYLYLPYLAWVTFAAALNFVIWRLN, via the coding sequence TTGACGAAGTTCCTATCGTTTTTGGTTTTCGCGGCGCTGGTGGTTGCCACCGCGTGGTCGGGTACGCACTTCCTGCCGGGAGAGTGGTACGCATCTCTCAACAAGCCGGACTGGACGCCGCCCAACTGGGTGTTTCCGATCGCCTGGACCATTCTTTACGCCTTGATCGCGGTTGCGGGATGGCTGGTCTGGCAGGCCGTCGGGTGGTCTCCTGTTATCCTCATCTGGGGTGTCGGGCTGTTCTTCAACGGCTTCTGGTCGTACCTGATGTTCGGGCGCCACGATCCTCAGATGGCGATGGCGTGTATGGCGCAGCTTTGGGTGACGATATTGGCGTTCATCGTGGCGGCGTGGGGCGTCGAGCGGCGGGCGAGCTACCTTTATTTACCGTATCTCGCTTGGGTCACGTTTGCGGCGGCGCTGAATTTCGTGATCTGGCGGTTGAACTGA
- a CDS encoding MAPEG family protein, giving the protein MTVTDFLLPVFVQVALTFALLIRTAIGRVSSFRSGEVKPEDIALGEQGWPKKVTQYGNAFKNQFELPVLFYALIAFILITRVGDFLLLVLAWIFVVLRLMHAYVHTTGNNVLLRGRIYGGGLIVLLAMWVIFAVRILTGA; this is encoded by the coding sequence ATGACGGTCACGGATTTTCTACTGCCGGTGTTCGTTCAGGTCGCGCTGACGTTTGCGTTGCTGATCAGAACGGCGATCGGCCGTGTTTCGAGTTTCCGAAGCGGCGAAGTGAAGCCTGAGGACATCGCGCTCGGCGAACAAGGTTGGCCGAAGAAAGTCACGCAGTACGGCAATGCGTTCAAGAACCAGTTCGAACTGCCGGTGCTGTTCTACGCGCTGATCGCGTTCATTCTCATCACCAGGGTTGGCGACTTTCTGCTGCTGGTTCTGGCGTGGATCTTCGTCGTCCTGCGCCTTATGCATGCCTACGTTCACACGACCGGCAATAACGTGCTTCTGCGCGGCCGTATCTACGGCGGCGGCCTGATCGTATTGCTGGCGATGTGGGTGATCTTCGCCGTCAGAATCCTGACCGGCGCCTAA
- a CDS encoding Ppx/GppA phosphatase family protein: MKPDHPGPGAPPGAERLSKSDEFIGHGGSGSATPASANQQNSAQRAAVPDVTARRDSSARAGSSSGDLADPIYGALDLGTNNCRLLLARPSRRGFRVVDAFSRIIRLGEGVSLSGRLSDQAMSRTMEALKVCAGKLQRHRVGRARMVATQACRVAENGQSFVANVRDNFGLEIEVLTSEMEARLAVAGCATLIDPEAEFVLVFDIGGGSSEIIWLDMTRFGSRRDVLTGRYDIDDAIVAWESLPVGVVTLAERFDGRTVTPDSFAAMSNAVTELLAPFEAMHRFCERVAGRKVHFLGTSGTVTTIAGVLLDLERYDRKRVDGIWLNTEQINDVTSRLLNLSYEDRILEPCIGRERADLVLAGCAILDAILKLWPAERLRVADRGLREGILMRLMMEDGVWRTGRRRRGRSRRSGNRPNP, translated from the coding sequence TTGAAACCAGATCACCCAGGCCCTGGCGCGCCACCTGGTGCCGAGCGTCTGTCGAAATCCGATGAATTCATCGGACATGGCGGGAGCGGAAGCGCGACGCCCGCCTCAGCAAATCAGCAAAATTCCGCGCAGCGAGCCGCAGTTCCGGACGTCACCGCACGCCGCGATTCTAGCGCGCGCGCTGGGAGCAGCTCCGGCGATCTTGCCGATCCGATCTACGGTGCGCTCGACCTCGGGACCAACAACTGCCGCCTGCTGCTCGCGCGTCCGTCGCGCAGAGGATTTCGCGTCGTCGATGCGTTCTCGCGAATCATTCGGCTTGGGGAAGGCGTCAGCCTGTCCGGGCGGCTCTCCGATCAGGCGATGAGCCGGACGATGGAAGCGTTGAAAGTGTGCGCGGGAAAGCTGCAGCGGCACCGCGTGGGACGTGCGCGCATGGTTGCGACGCAAGCCTGTCGCGTCGCCGAGAACGGGCAGTCGTTCGTTGCGAACGTGCGGGACAATTTCGGCCTCGAGATCGAAGTTCTGACCTCGGAGATGGAAGCGCGGCTCGCGGTGGCGGGATGTGCAACGCTGATCGATCCCGAGGCCGAGTTCGTGCTGGTGTTCGACATCGGCGGTGGTTCGTCGGAAATCATTTGGCTCGACATGACGCGGTTCGGTTCGCGCCGCGACGTGCTGACCGGGCGTTACGATATCGACGATGCCATCGTGGCTTGGGAGTCGCTTCCCGTCGGCGTGGTGACGCTTGCTGAACGGTTCGACGGGCGGACCGTGACGCCCGACAGCTTCGCCGCGATGTCCAATGCGGTGACCGAGCTGCTCGCGCCGTTCGAGGCGATGCATCGCTTTTGCGAACGCGTCGCGGGGCGGAAGGTGCATTTTCTCGGCACGTCCGGCACGGTGACGACGATTGCGGGCGTGCTGCTCGATCTCGAACGCTACGATCGCAAACGCGTCGACGGTATCTGGCTCAACACTGAGCAGATCAACGATGTCACGTCGCGGCTGCTCAATCTGAGCTACGAGGATCGTATTCTCGAACCCTGCATCGGGCGGGAGCGTGCCGACCTCGTGCTTGCCGGCTGCGCCATTCTCGATGCCATTCTGAAGCTTTGGCCGGCCGAGCGCCTTCGGGTCGCCGATCGCGGATTGCGCGAAGGCATTTTGATGCGTCTCATGATGGAGGATGGCGTCTGGCGCACGGGCCGTCGCCGTCGTGGCCGCTCGCGACGATCAGGAAACAGGCCCAACCCATGA
- a CDS encoding RsmB/NOP family class I SAM-dependent RNA methyltransferase, with amino-acid sequence MRPGARIAAAIEVLEAILNRYQPVAMALTDWGKAHRFAGSGDRNAIGGLVYDALRRRASLAWALGDDGPRALAIGAAPQALGISAEAVIAACDGAEHSPPPLSDAERAGLTRDMAEAPDAARADIPEWLWPSFSAQFGGNAVAEGEAMARRAPADLRVNTLKSTQEKVLKALLPFGAAPCPVSPIGIRVPPPSGAQRTPNLQAEAAFQAGWFEIQDEGSQIAALLSGAGPRKQVLDLCAGAGGKTLALAALMQNTGQLYAYDADRNQLKPIFDRIKRANVRNVQVLRAGDETALAALGPRFDVVLADAPCTGTGTWRRRPDAKWRLKPEALAARQAEQRSVLARAASLVKPGGQIVYVTCSILPEENVEQVAAFLDAHRDFRIVPTADAWAAAGLAGEVPVSADGRSDTLLLSPGRHGTDGFFIAVLARSA; translated from the coding sequence ATGAGACCTGGAGCCCGCATCGCTGCGGCGATCGAGGTTCTGGAGGCGATCCTCAATCGTTACCAGCCCGTCGCCATGGCATTGACCGACTGGGGCAAGGCGCATCGCTTTGCCGGTTCGGGAGACCGCAACGCCATCGGAGGGCTCGTTTACGACGCCCTTCGCCGCCGCGCTTCACTGGCCTGGGCGCTGGGTGACGACGGTCCTCGCGCGCTTGCGATTGGGGCCGCGCCGCAGGCGCTCGGGATTTCGGCCGAGGCCGTCATCGCGGCCTGCGATGGCGCGGAACATTCGCCGCCGCCTTTGTCGGACGCCGAGCGTGCCGGTCTGACGCGCGATATGGCGGAGGCTCCGGACGCTGCGCGTGCCGACATCCCGGAATGGCTTTGGCCGTCGTTCTCGGCGCAGTTCGGTGGCAACGCTGTCGCCGAAGGCGAGGCGATGGCGCGGCGTGCGCCAGCCGATCTGCGCGTCAACACCCTGAAGTCGACGCAGGAAAAGGTTCTGAAGGCGCTGCTGCCGTTCGGCGCGGCGCCGTGCCCAGTCTCACCCATCGGCATTCGTGTGCCGCCTCCGTCTGGGGCGCAGCGGACGCCGAACCTGCAGGCCGAGGCGGCTTTCCAAGCGGGATGGTTCGAGATCCAGGACGAGGGCTCGCAGATCGCGGCGCTCTTGTCGGGAGCGGGTCCAAGGAAGCAAGTGCTCGACCTCTGCGCCGGGGCCGGCGGCAAAACGCTCGCGCTCGCGGCGCTGATGCAGAACACCGGGCAGCTCTACGCCTATGATGCGGATCGCAACCAGCTGAAGCCGATCTTCGATCGCATCAAACGTGCGAACGTACGCAACGTGCAAGTTCTGAGAGCGGGCGACGAGACGGCACTGGCGGCGCTGGGTCCGCGGTTCGACGTCGTTTTAGCGGACGCGCCGTGCACCGGAACGGGAACGTGGCGCAGGCGTCCTGATGCCAAGTGGCGGTTGAAGCCGGAAGCGCTCGCAGCGCGTCAGGCCGAGCAGCGTTCGGTGCTGGCGCGGGCTGCGTCGCTTGTGAAACCGGGCGGGCAGATCGTTTATGTCACGTGCTCGATTTTGCCTGAGGAGAATGTCGAGCAGGTCGCGGCCTTCCTTGATGCGCATCGCGATTTTCGGATCGTGCCGACCGCGGACGCCTGGGCCGCAGCGGGCCTGGCTGGCGAAGTTCCGGTCTCGGCGGACGGCCGCTCCGACACGCTCCTGCTTTCGCCCGGCCGTCATGGAACGGACGGCTTCTTCATCGCCGTGCTGGCACGCTCCGCTTAA
- a CDS encoding inorganic phosphate transporter — MSVISIALVVALATILAAEFVNGWTDAPNVIATVVATGVMSPRAAIVMAVIMNTAGAMSGTAVAATVGKGIVEPNALTLHSITAAMLSIIAWGTFAARAGLPVSKSHALLAGLAGAAYAGGGWSALQWSGWEKVIIGMVMSIVLGGLVAYAIGAITVSIAGGAKPGPAKRTFDRLSVAAACFLAFNHGLNDGQKFMGVFATTLLIGGAAATFTIPWWVIVVCALTMAAGTSAGGWRIIRTIGWRMTRLQSWQGFAAQAAAGMTIFGASGFGVPLSTTHTITSAIAGAAASRRTSDVRWAVLLRIVLAWIITFPVCFVAAYVAARLVS, encoded by the coding sequence ATGAGCGTGATTTCGATTGCGCTCGTCGTAGCTCTCGCAACTATCCTTGCCGCCGAGTTCGTGAACGGCTGGACAGACGCGCCAAACGTAATTGCAACGGTCGTCGCCACAGGGGTGATGTCACCGCGCGCAGCTATCGTTATGGCGGTGATCATGAATACCGCCGGGGCGATGTCTGGAACGGCCGTCGCTGCGACCGTCGGCAAGGGCATAGTAGAGCCAAATGCGCTGACGCTTCATTCCATTACAGCAGCAATGCTGAGTATTATCGCGTGGGGAACATTCGCGGCCCGCGCCGGACTTCCCGTGAGCAAGTCGCACGCACTCCTTGCCGGCCTTGCCGGTGCGGCGTACGCAGGAGGAGGCTGGTCGGCACTGCAATGGTCGGGGTGGGAAAAGGTCATTATCGGCATGGTGATGTCGATCGTTCTTGGCGGGCTTGTCGCTTATGCCATTGGAGCTATCACCGTGAGCATCGCCGGCGGCGCCAAGCCCGGCCCTGCTAAAAGGACCTTCGATAGGCTTTCTGTTGCTGCCGCCTGCTTTCTTGCCTTCAATCACGGATTGAACGACGGACAAAAGTTCATGGGCGTGTTTGCGACGACATTGCTCATAGGCGGTGCGGCCGCCACGTTCACGATACCGTGGTGGGTGATCGTCGTGTGCGCCTTGACGATGGCGGCGGGAACGTCGGCGGGCGGCTGGCGGATCATCCGCACCATTGGGTGGCGCATGACGCGGCTGCAAAGTTGGCAAGGTTTTGCAGCTCAGGCTGCCGCTGGTATGACGATTTTCGGCGCGTCGGGGTTTGGAGTTCCGCTGTCGACGACCCACACGATCACGAGTGCCATCGCAGGAGCTGCTGCGAGCCGCCGGACTTCTGATGTTCGGTGGGCTGTTCTTCTCCGGATCGTGCTCGCCTGGATAATTACCTTTCCCGTATGCTTCGTAGCGGCGTACGTGGCCGCCCGCCTCGTGTCCTAG
- a CDS encoding SET domain-containing protein, whose protein sequence is MLLVKTRLAPSPIAGIGLFADEDIKKGTVTWRFMAAYDRLLSGADISNLPEPARTNILDHAYLDAASGLFVLCADNARFMNHADDPNTAGVHDAGSIEGYDVATRDIAAGEELTCDYRTFDAHVGVKLGIPG, encoded by the coding sequence ATGCTGCTGGTCAAGACTCGCCTTGCGCCGAGCCCCATCGCCGGAATTGGTCTGTTCGCTGACGAGGACATCAAAAAGGGCACTGTGACCTGGCGCTTCATGGCCGCCTACGACCGGCTCCTGAGCGGGGCCGACATCTCCAATCTGCCCGAACCGGCGCGGACGAACATTCTCGACCACGCCTATCTCGACGCGGCGAGCGGCTTGTTCGTTCTTTGCGCGGACAATGCCCGGTTCATGAATCATGCCGACGATCCGAACACCGCGGGCGTGCATGATGCCGGGTCGATCGAGGGCTACGACGTCGCCACGCGCGACATCGCGGCCGGCGAAGAACTGACCTGCGATTACCGGACGTTCGACGCCCACGTCGGCGTGAAACTCGGCATCCCCGGCTAG
- a CDS encoding RlmE family RNA methyltransferase yields the protein MTNNKSGGGKGRQSLSGGQRQLHTAVKTARKRSVSSARWLERQLNDPYVAASKREGLRSRAAYKLREIDARYNFLKPGQRVIDLGAAPGGWSQVAAESVKSVGGKGQVVAIDYLSFEPIPGVDIIEMDFTDPNAEDLLKSRLRGGKADVVLSDMAAPTVGHAKTDHLRIMGLAEAAAAFAADVLEPGGVFLCKVFQGGTERDLLDMLKRDFKVVRHVKPPASRQESSELYVLATGFRGSQGD from the coding sequence ATGACGAACAATAAGAGTGGCGGAGGCAAGGGCCGGCAAAGCCTCAGCGGCGGGCAACGGCAATTGCATACGGCGGTCAAGACCGCGCGCAAGCGTTCGGTGTCGTCAGCGCGCTGGCTCGAACGGCAACTGAACGATCCTTATGTTGCCGCGTCGAAGCGCGAAGGGCTGAGATCGCGCGCGGCGTACAAACTTCGTGAGATCGACGCGCGCTACAATTTCCTGAAACCCGGACAGCGCGTCATCGATCTTGGGGCCGCGCCTGGCGGCTGGTCGCAGGTCGCGGCGGAAAGCGTCAAGTCGGTCGGCGGCAAAGGTCAGGTCGTCGCGATCGACTACTTGAGCTTCGAGCCGATCCCCGGCGTCGATATCATCGAAATGGATTTCACGGACCCGAATGCGGAAGATCTGCTGAAGTCGCGGCTGCGCGGCGGGAAGGCGGATGTCGTGCTGTCGGACATGGCGGCTCCGACCGTCGGGCACGCGAAGACGGATCATCTCCGGATCATGGGACTCGCCGAAGCGGCGGCGGCGTTCGCGGCGGATGTGCTGGAGCCCGGCGGCGTTTTCCTATGCAAGGTGTTCCAAGGCGGAACCGAGCGCGATCTGCTCGATATGTTGAAGCGTGACTTCAAGGTCGTCCGCCATGTGAAGCCGCCCGCGAGCCGCCAGGAAAGTTCCGAGCTTTACGTTCTGGCGACGGGCTTTCGCGGTTCTCAGGGCGACTGA
- a CDS encoding methyl-accepting chemotaxis protein, protein MGELKTTADQTRHVLSKSSEQVSDTLATAIDNMQALGEGIIGITRSAEQARDTIAKVQEASAAIESISMETQMIAINAGVEAARASEAGRGFAVIAQSIKALANQVRKFSLENRANLQALQETLDQMLAVARHNSEWAQSAIEASNTAKGSTQQIQSLVSSVQQLTSGIEDLGDPVHSNATNSRQVSERVSDLVKVVGTAGTQLGKTRERSENILTISEDLMLFIAQAGFETKDGALILTCQKAAAEIKAVFERGLDKGEITQDALFDEQYKPIPGTNPQQVATRFMDYTDRVLPAIQEQVLASSSRIAFCAAVDRNGYLPTHNLAYSKPQGSDPSWNAANSRNRRIFNDRTGLRAGRNTQPFLLQTYRRDMGGGQHALMKDISAPIIIRGRHWGGFRMGLKP, encoded by the coding sequence ATGGGCGAGCTGAAGACCACAGCCGATCAGACGCGGCACGTCCTCAGTAAGAGTTCGGAGCAGGTATCCGATACTCTCGCGACTGCCATAGATAATATGCAGGCTCTCGGCGAGGGCATAATTGGCATCACGCGCTCCGCTGAACAAGCACGCGATACAATCGCAAAAGTGCAAGAGGCAAGCGCCGCGATCGAATCGATCTCGATGGAAACCCAGATGATCGCAATCAACGCCGGAGTCGAGGCAGCGCGGGCCAGCGAAGCGGGTCGCGGCTTTGCGGTGATTGCCCAGTCGATCAAGGCCCTCGCAAATCAGGTTCGTAAGTTCTCTCTCGAGAACAGGGCGAACCTCCAGGCATTGCAAGAAACACTCGATCAAATGCTCGCAGTCGCGCGTCACAATTCCGAGTGGGCACAATCTGCCATCGAGGCTTCGAACACCGCGAAGGGCTCGACGCAGCAAATCCAGTCACTGGTCAGCAGCGTCCAACAATTGACCAGCGGTATCGAGGATCTGGGTGATCCTGTCCACAGCAATGCCACGAATTCTCGACAGGTCAGCGAGCGGGTCAGCGATCTGGTGAAAGTTGTTGGAACCGCCGGCACTCAACTTGGCAAGACGCGGGAGCGGTCTGAGAACATCCTAACCATCAGCGAAGACCTGATGTTGTTCATCGCACAGGCGGGGTTTGAGACGAAAGACGGCGCCCTCATCTTGACCTGCCAAAAAGCCGCCGCCGAAATAAAAGCAGTTTTTGAACGAGGCCTGGACAAAGGCGAGATTACCCAGGACGCTCTCTTCGACGAGCAATATAAGCCAATTCCGGGCACAAACCCGCAGCAGGTGGCAACGCGCTTCATGGACTACACGGATCGCGTTCTCCCTGCGATTCAGGAACAAGTTTTGGCGAGTTCGAGCCGGATTGCATTTTGTGCGGCCGTCGATCGCAATGGCTATCTGCCGACTCACAATCTTGCGTATTCGAAGCCACAGGGTTCCGATCCGTCCTGGAATGCCGCGAACTCGCGCAACCGCAGGATCTTTAACGACCGAACCGGGCTTCGCGCGGGACGCAACACGCAGCCCTTCCTGCTACAAACTTACCGTCGAGACATGGGCGGCGGTCAGCATGCGCTAATGAAAGATATTTCGGCACCGATTATCATTCGCGGACGGCACTGGGGTGGATTTCGCATGGGTCTGAAGCCTTGA
- a CDS encoding DUF47 domain-containing protein encodes MANAIARLLGDSPNKAFGKHLLDLADVGVACAAHFRQTHGQDLPGIVSFEKSADKIVDAIHELLDNAFIMRFDTPDALRLTDALDDVIDGMRGAATHVDIYKRYLRVLRPEAEELVVAAESAIRALRDLVSAVNTGPMSLNRAREGAKAINDAEANADKIIARAERNLVDEFSTMEANTLEFIALEKLYSMLEQITDDAKRCGKLIVSLIRKEA; translated from the coding sequence GTGGCCAATGCAATTGCTCGGCTGTTGGGCGATAGTCCCAATAAGGCCTTTGGAAAGCACCTTCTTGATTTGGCAGATGTTGGAGTCGCATGCGCGGCCCATTTCCGCCAAACCCATGGCCAGGATTTGCCGGGGATAGTGTCGTTTGAAAAGAGTGCCGATAAGATCGTCGATGCGATTCACGAACTGCTCGACAATGCCTTCATCATGCGCTTCGACACGCCCGATGCACTGCGCCTGACAGATGCTCTTGATGATGTGATTGATGGCATGCGGGGTGCGGCCACGCACGTTGATATCTACAAGCGATATCTGAGAGTGTTGCGACCCGAAGCGGAGGAGCTCGTTGTTGCGGCTGAGAGCGCAATCCGGGCCCTGCGCGATCTCGTTAGTGCGGTCAACACAGGACCGATGTCACTAAATCGCGCTCGCGAAGGTGCCAAAGCCATCAACGACGCAGAAGCCAATGCCGATAAAATCATCGCGCGGGCAGAACGGAATCTCGTGGACGAGTTCTCGACAATGGAAGCAAACACGCTCGAGTTCATCGCCCTCGAGAAGCTTTATTCGATGCTTGAACAAATAACCGACGACGCGAAACGTTGCGGTAAGTTGATTGTCTCCCTGATCCGCAAGGAGGCATGA
- a CDS encoding DUF6538 domain-containing protein — MTRKRGIYTYRRRLPRPHSGEVTPSLGTTSFRSAQAETEVLADAFDRFFRQQQQPMTIFDIHEALRAYLREELRQL, encoded by the coding sequence ATCACGCGCAAGCGAGGAATTTATACTTATCGGCGCCGACTACCGCGACCACATTCGGGTGAGGTCACCCCCTCGCTCGGAACGACCTCATTCCGGTCTGCGCAAGCGGAGACGGAAGTCCTCGCCGACGCGTTTGACCGCTTCTTTCGCCAGCAACAGCAACCGATGACGATATTCGACATTCACGAAGCCCTTCGCGCCTACCTCCGCGAGGAACTGAGACAACTTTGA
- the guaB gene encoding IMP dehydrogenase, with the protein MTSSLSLDSGIALTFDDVLLVPGPSDVMPGQTDVSTQLTKSVRLSIPLLSSAMDTVTEARLAIAMAQAGGIGVLHRNLTIEDQARHVALVKRYESGIVLNPVTISPRKTLGEALKLMADNGVTGVPVVESSSEGPDGSAGKGKLVGILTNRDVRFAVRVDQPVSELMTKTNLVTVKRNVSQDEAKRLLHQNRIEKLIVVDEHNNCIGLITVKDIEKAAKYPHASKDAHGRLRVAAATTVGEDGYERTERLIDAGCDVIVVDTAHGHSAKVIDAVTRIKKQSNSAQVIAGNVATADATKALIDAGADAVKVGIGPGSICTTRIVAGVGVPQLTAVMECSKEASRAGVPIIADGGIRFSGDIAKAIAAGASCAMIGSLLAGTDEAPGETYLYQGRSYKSYRGMGSVGAMARGSADRYFQAEVRDTLKLVPEGIEGQVPYKGPMDSVVHQLVGGLRAGMGYLGAKTIPEFQKRAKFVRISPAGIRESHAHGVLITRESPNYPGSGV; encoded by the coding sequence ATGACTTCGAGCCTTTCGCTCGATTCGGGGATCGCGCTTACCTTTGACGACGTTCTGCTCGTTCCCGGTCCATCCGACGTCATGCCCGGACAGACGGATGTCTCGACCCAGCTCACGAAATCCGTGCGGCTCAGCATTCCACTGCTGTCCTCGGCAATGGACACCGTCACCGAGGCGCGCCTCGCGATCGCCATGGCGCAGGCCGGCGGCATCGGTGTTCTGCATCGCAATCTGACGATCGAGGATCAGGCGCGGCACGTCGCGTTGGTCAAACGCTATGAGAGCGGCATCGTTCTTAATCCGGTTACCATCTCGCCGAGGAAGACTCTGGGCGAAGCGCTGAAGCTGATGGCCGACAATGGCGTCACCGGAGTTCCGGTCGTCGAGAGTTCGAGCGAAGGTCCGGATGGCAGCGCCGGAAAGGGCAAGCTCGTCGGCATTCTGACGAACCGCGACGTTCGGTTCGCCGTTCGCGTCGATCAGCCGGTTTCCGAGCTGATGACGAAGACAAATCTGGTGACGGTCAAGCGTAACGTCTCGCAGGACGAGGCCAAGCGCCTGCTGCATCAGAACCGGATCGAGAAGCTGATCGTCGTCGACGAGCACAACAACTGCATCGGTCTCATCACGGTCAAGGATATCGAGAAGGCGGCGAAGTATCCGCACGCATCGAAGGACGCGCACGGCCGGCTTCGTGTCGCGGCTGCGACAACGGTCGGAGAGGACGGTTACGAGCGCACCGAACGACTGATCGATGCCGGTTGCGACGTGATCGTCGTCGATACGGCGCATGGACATTCGGCGAAAGTCATCGACGCCGTCACGCGCATCAAAAAGCAGTCGAACAGTGCGCAGGTCATCGCCGGCAACGTCGCGACGGCCGATGCGACCAAGGCATTGATCGATGCCGGTGCGGATGCGGTCAAAGTCGGCATCGGGCCGGGCTCGATCTGCACGACGCGGATCGTCGCCGGCGTCGGCGTTCCGCAGCTCACGGCGGTGATGGAATGCTCGAAGGAAGCCTCGCGCGCGGGCGTTCCCATCATCGCTGACGGCGGCATCCGCTTTTCCGGCGACATCGCGAAGGCGATCGCGGCAGGCGCGTCGTGCGCGATGATCGGCTCACTGCTGGCGGGTACCGATGAGGCGCCGGGCGAGACCTATCTCTATCAGGGACGGAGCTACAAGTCGTACCGCGGCATGGGTTCGGTCGGCGCAATGGCGCGCGGCTCGGCCGATCGCTACTTCCAGGCGGAAGTCCGCGATACGCTGAAGCTCGTGCCCGAGGGAATCGAGGGACAGGTTCCTTACAAGGGGCCGATGGATTCGGTCGTGCATCAGCTCGTCGGCGGATTGCGCGCGGGCATGGGTTACCTCGGCGCGAAGACGATCCCCGAATTCCAGAAGCGTGCGAAGTTCGTGCGCATCTCGCCTGCGGGCATTCGCGAGAGTCACGCGCATGGCGTGCTCATCACGCGCGAAAGCCCGAACTATCCGGGCTCGGGCGTCTAA
- a CDS encoding SET domain-containing protein encodes MSGRAHSFLSPKCDVHPIPNRGGHTVVAREAIAKGELIVVWSGTLVTGEELNGMPPTVRRYSLQVEENQYLVSLSDCEPPDYVNHSCSPNAGLSGQIALVAMRDIGAGEEITYDYAMSDGSPYDEFTCSCGSPHCRVQVSGEDWRRVELWQRYEGYFSPYLQRRIMGAQVLRALGVKRRRASRKSSPGASTVPGG; translated from the coding sequence ATGAGCGGTAGGGCACACTCCTTCCTCTCTCCGAAATGCGACGTTCATCCGATCCCGAACCGAGGCGGCCATACGGTCGTCGCGCGGGAAGCTATCGCCAAGGGCGAACTGATCGTCGTGTGGAGCGGTACTCTCGTCACGGGCGAAGAGCTGAACGGCATGCCGCCGACGGTGCGGCGCTATTCGCTGCAGGTCGAAGAGAACCAGTATCTCGTCTCGCTGTCCGACTGCGAGCCGCCGGATTACGTGAACCACAGCTGCAGTCCGAACGCGGGGCTTTCCGGGCAGATCGCGCTAGTGGCGATGCGTGACATCGGCGCTGGCGAAGAAATTACCTACGACTACGCGATGAGCGACGGCTCGCCTTATGACGAGTTCACGTGCTCGTGCGGATCGCCTCATTGTCGGGTTCAGGTCTCGGGTGAGGACTGGCGTCGGGTGGAACTCTGGCAGCGCTATGAAGGGTATTTCTCGCCCTACCTTCAGCGACGCATCATGGGGGCGCAGGTTCTAAGGGCGCTGGGCGTCAAGCGGCGACGTGCGAGCCGTAAATCGTCGCCGGGGGCGTCCACCGTTCCGGGCGGCTAA